In Merismopedia glauca CCAP 1448/3, the following proteins share a genomic window:
- a CDS encoding 3'(2'),5'-bisphosphate nucleotidase CysQ family protein yields MTDTLSQQIPTNLQNILEIARPIAWGASDILRSYYRGEPKTGDLNIEEKKGGPVTAADLAVNHYIVAHLQQAIDDEDFGYLTEETYDPRTGKLPQSWVWIIDPLDGTRDFIDKTGEYAIHIALTYQGKLVLALVAIPEAEKLYYATLGGGTFVETADGSNTQLQVSTRSNLEDLTLVASRTHRDDRFDALLKRLSLTKQKLVGSVGCKVTNILEQNADVYISLSGKSAPKDWDMAAPELILTEAGGKFTHVDGTPLRYNHGDVSQWGCLIASNGHCHDTLCSEAEKLLAELDKD; encoded by the coding sequence ATGACAGACACTTTGAGCCAACAAATCCCTACTAATTTACAGAATATCTTGGAAATTGCCCGCCCGATCGCTTGGGGTGCTTCTGATATTCTCCGATCTTATTATCGAGGTGAACCAAAAACAGGGGATCTTAATATTGAAGAAAAAAAAGGTGGACCAGTAACTGCTGCCGATTTAGCCGTCAATCATTATATTGTGGCACATCTTCAGCAAGCCATTGATGACGAAGATTTTGGTTATCTCACCGAAGAAACCTACGATCCCAGAACTGGTAAACTTCCCCAATCTTGGGTATGGATTATCGATCCTTTAGACGGAACGCGGGACTTTATCGATAAAACCGGAGAATATGCGATTCATATAGCTTTAACCTATCAAGGAAAGCTAGTTTTAGCTTTAGTTGCCATTCCCGAAGCTGAAAAACTTTACTATGCTACCTTGGGTGGAGGAACATTTGTGGAAACAGCAGATGGTAGCAACACACAACTTCAAGTATCCACCCGTTCTAACCTCGAAGATCTTACCTTAGTCGCCAGTCGTACCCACCGCGACGATCGTTTCGATGCCTTACTAAAACGCTTATCTCTGACTAAACAAAAGCTTGTTGGTAGTGTCGGTTGCAAGGTAACCAACATCTTAGAACAAAATGCAGATGTGTATATCTCTTTATCTGGCAAATCTGCCCCAAAAGACTGGGATATGGCAGCACCTGAGCTAATTTTGACGGAAGCGGGCGGGAAATTCACCCACGTAGATGGTACTCCTTTGCGCTATAACCACGGAGATGTCAGTCAGTGGGGTTGTCTAATTGCTAGTAACGGTCACTGTCATGATACCTTGTGCAGCGAAGCCGAAAAGCTATTAGCTGAGTTAGACAAAGATTAA